Genomic window ([Empedobacter] haloabium):
TGCAGCGCCAGCCCGCCGGGAATGGCACTGCGGGTACTCTTGCACTGGCCCGGCTGGCCGTGCGGCATGGTCGGGTTGGCGGCCTGTTCGGGCGTCACGCAGAACTGCACCTTGACACCGCCGCCCTCGGCCAGCGCCAGGGTCACGCCCTGTTTCGCCAGCGCCTGCTCGAGGGCGCGGCGCTGCTCCGGCGGCATCGCCGCCATCTGCTGCTGGGCCTGCGCCATCGCCTGCATCGCGGCGGGATCGGCGGCGGGAACCTTGCTGGTCATTTCCCACAGGCCGGGCTTGATCGACGCGGCCAGGGCCGGCAACGTCAGCGCCGCCGACAGCAGGGCCGCACGGCAGAACGTGGTGAGGGCAGGGGTGGCGCAGGTGCTCATGGTGTCTCCTGTCGGAATGCCGGCCGCGCCGGCGGCCGGGTAGTGGATCGTGCCGGCGGACCTCAGCTGCGCGGAGCCGCCTCGGCCACGTAGATCTCCACGCGGCGATTGCGGGCACGGCCGCTGTTGTCGTCGTTCGATGCGATCGGCTCGCGCGCGCCGCGGCCTTCCACGACGATGCGGGTGGGCGACACGCCCTTGGTGGCCAGATAGTCGCGCGTGTGCGAGGCGCGCTCGACCGACAGCGGCTGGTTGATCGCGTCGTTGCCGGTGCTGTCCGTGTGGCCGATGATCGTCACGGTCGTGGCCGGGTTTTCGTTCAGCGTGGTGGCGAAGCGGTCCAGGATCGGGCGGAAGTTGGACTTGATGTCGGCCCGGTTGGTGTCGAACGAGATGTCGCTCGGGATTTCCATCTTGAGGCGGTTGTCTGCCGTCTGCGTGACCTGCACGCCGGTGCCCTGGGTGGCCTGTTCCATCGTTTTCTTCTGCGCTTCCATGCGCTTCGACCAGATATTGCCGGCCACCGCGCCCACGGCCGCGCCCAGCACGGCGCCGCCGGCGGCGCGGCCACCGCCGCCGCCGCTCGTCGAGGCGCCCAGGATCGCGCCCAGGCCGGCGCCGATGCCGGCGCCGGTGGCCGTGCCGCGCTGTTCGGGATTCATGTCCGCGCAGCCGGTCGCGCCGACCGTCATGGCGAGCGCGACAGCGCCTGCCACTGCCTTCTTGCAGGTTTCATTCAGGATGTTCATGGGCCTGTTCCTCCTTGTTATGGTGTGCCACAAAAAAACACAGCGGCGTGCATTCTCATGCAGCGCCGCTGTCGGTGTCGCTAATCAAGCTAGACGCCGCGTCCGCTGATCAGGCGCAGCAGGATCATGATGACGGCCACGACCAGCAGGATATGGATGAAACCGCCGATGGTGTACGACGTGACCAGACCCAGCAGCCACAGAATGATGAGTACTACAGCAATAGTGTAAAGCATGATCGGATCCTCTCGTCTCAAGTTGAAATTATCCGGCGGTATGATGCGTCGCCGTCGTGGAAATCATTATCGGCGTCGCCACTGCTGGCTTCTGTTCGGTGCCGTACACTGGCGAAAAAAGCATTGGCAATTTTCCAACACAACAGCAATTACTTGTCGCCCAGCCGCGGTACCCAGCCGAGCAAGCCCAGCAGCCCAGTCACGCCGAACAGGCCGATCACCAGCCCGCCCGTCAGCAGCAGCATGATGGTCCACTCCGGCACGGCCGCCTCGGCCGTCTCCAGTTCCACGAAGCCCATGCGCGCCAACAGCAATCCCAGCGCGATCAGCCAGCCCCAGGTCATCCTGTTCATCGTTTCCTCCCATTGATGGTTGCGCTTGTTCGTCGTACGCGATGCCGCAGCGTGAAGCCATTGTGTCGGCGGCTGTCGAGCGGGCTCTGTTCGCTGCCGTACACAGCAAAAAAAAGCCCCGTGGCACGCCACAGGGCTTGGACCGCTGTCGGTCGGCGAGGTTCAGCGCGACTGCAGCATGCCGTTCACCACTTTCACCTGGTCGCCCTGGCGCCACACGGGCGAATCGGTGTGGAAGGTGCGCAGTTCGCCGTCGTTCATGCGTACCGTCACGTCGTACTTCTTGGTCGCTTTCATATTGCCTTCGACCTGGTTGCCGACCACGGCGCCGCCGATGGCGCCGGCGATCGTCGCCAGGTCGCGGCCCTTGCCGTCGCCGACCTGGCGACCCAGCAGGCCACCGACGACGGCACCGCCGGCCGCGCCCATGCCGCTGCCGGCTGCGCGGGCCTTCGTTTCGCTGACGCTTTCCACCATGCCGCACGACTTGCAGACGGGCGTGGCCGCATGCTTGCGTTCGGCGGCGCGTTCCTGTGCGCGCTCGCGCTCGCGTTCACGCTGCAGCGCTTCGTCGCGCACCGGCGCCGCACGGCGCGGCTCGGAGGCCGGCACGACGGGCGAGGCGATCACGTCGCCCGAACCGCCGCTGGTGCCCAGCGCGCCGCTGCCCGATGTGGAGACGCCGTTGATGGTGCCGGCGCCGGCGGCGTACTGGCTCGATTGCGTGGCCGGGCCGGGCGGCGAGTACGGTGCCGTGGCCAGTTGCTCGGCCGGTGGTGTGACCAGCTGGTCGGGCCGGCCGGCCTTGTCGGAAGAGGGCAGCCAGCCCATGAAGGCGGCAATGCCGACGCCGCAGAACAGGATGAACACGACGGCCGCGATCAGCAGCACGGGGTGCAGGTTGTGACGGGTCGGTGGGGTGCTTGGATGGTTCATGATGGGTCCCTTTTTGTGGCGGCCGCGCGCGGGTGAAACGCAGGAAAGACGCAGGAAAGCGTGGGGTGAAGGATCGCGCGAGCCTTTGCTGGCATTGTCCTTCCCGTCATCAGCATGTTCCGTGCGTCACCGTACATACATGGGAATTGAGAGTCGTTACGCTCTTTCCTAACTTGTGCACATGCCAACCTATCAGGCTTACCGATGAATCTGAACTTTGACACCGCGCACAGCAGCCACGCTTCGATGGTCACGCCCGGTAACCGATTGCTGGCCAACCTTCCCGAGGACGACCTGGCCCAGCTCGAAGCCTGTTGCGAGACGATCGATGCCGAAGTGGGCGATGTCCTGTTCGAGCCCGGGCAGACGATCCAACACGTGTATTTCCCCATCGACGCCCTGGTCTCGCTGCTCGCCGTCGCCGAAGGGCGCATGACGCTCGAGGTGGGCTCGGTCGGCCGCGAAGGCATGATCGGCGCTTCCGCCGCGCTGGGCAACGACGAGGCGCAGGTGCGCGCCGTCGTGCAGCGCGCCGGCCGCGCCCTGCGCATGAGCGCGGCCGAATTCGCCGCCCGCGCCGGACGCATGGAATCGCTGCAGCACCTGCTGCACCGTTATACCGATACGCTGCTGGCGCAGGCGATCCAGATCGCCGTCTGCAGCCGTTTCCACGTGCTGGAGGCGCGCCTGGCCCGTTCGCTGCTCGTCACGCGCGACCGCCTGCAATCGGAGAAATTCCACCTGACGCACGAGTTCCTGGCGCACTCGCTGGGCGTGCGCCGCGTCGGCGTCACCAAGGCCGCCAGCGCGCTGCAGAACCAGAAGCTGATCTCCTATAGCCGCGGCAATATCGAGATCCTCGATTCGAACGGGTTGGAGGCGGTGTCATGCCGCTGTTACGACCTCGTGAAGGATCGTTGAGCGCGCACTGATCCCCTGATCGGCTCTTCCTGCCTGCTACCATGGCGGTCTTGAACCCTGTGGAGGTGGTAGTCATGTACAAACGTGTGGAAACCTGGCCGGACGATGCCGATGGCGAGGTGTTGCGCTTGCTGGCGGAAAGTGGATTCGACTTCTCCGCCGAGGTGCCGATCGAATTCAATGTGGACGTGGAAGAGTGGCCCCCTGAGGAAGCGCTGCTGGCCGAGCTGCGCAAGCATTACGATGACGTCGAATGCGTGGAGGCGGAAGATGGCGACCGCTTCGTCCAGTTCGTCGTCACGAGCCGCGTCAGCTATGAGCTCGTCACGTCGGTGCAGCGCGCCGCGACCGAGCTGGCGGCGCCGTTCGGCGGGTGGTGCGATTCGTGGGGTGCAAATGCTTGAGTAAAAACCCAAGGGGACAGGCCGCGGCCTGTCCCCGGTGTCGATACGTGGTGGTATCAGCGGCTCGGCTTGCTGGTCTGGTTGCCGATGACGCCGCCGACGGCCGCGCCGCCGACCGTGCCCAGCGCCGAGCCGCCCGACAGGGCCGAGGCCGGCCACGGCGCCGACGCCGGCGCCGATGGCCGTGTTGCGGTCCTGCGTGGACATGCCGGAGCAGGCGGTCAGGCCCATGACGGCGCCGGCGATGGTGAGACGCATTGCGATCTGTTTGGCATTCATGATGTTCTCCTTGGGTGAGCGGCCCGTTGCACGGGCACTTGAGTCATTGCGTTAAGCAGGGTGGATTACTTCGCGGCGTCCTTGAGCTTCATGTCGTTCCTGACCACCTTCACGCCGGCCACGCTGCGGGCGGCAGCCACGGCGGTGTCGATCTCCTGCTGGCTGGCCGCGAAGCCGGACAGGCGTACTTCGCCGTCATAGCTTTCCACGGCGATGTCGGCCGGATTGATGCCTGGCTGCTGGGCCAGGCCCGCCAGCACGCTGTTCGTCAGCGCCGCGTCGGTGACGGCGGCGCTGTTGGACGAATTGGCCAAGGCGCCGGTGGCCGGCGCCGGGGCATTGGTCGAGGCGCATGCCACCAGCGTGGCCAGCACCAGGCCGGACACGATGGTCGGCAGGGAAGTCAGGTTGTTCATTGCACGCTCCTTGTCTCGAATGATGTTTTCGCTGCGCAGCCGACGCTGCTGCATCAACGGTTTCAGGATAAGAAAAGGGTATAAACCGTTCTGTTCGCCATCGCACCCAGTAACGGTTTGTTACCCTTTTGTCGCGCTTCGGCTCGCTTCGGTGCGCTTCATTTGCCTTTCACCTGCTCGGCGGTCGGCCGCTTCGAGGCCGGCAATTGCTTGCCCGGCGGCGGTGCCGAGGGCTTTGCTGTCGACTGCGCCAGCAGCTTGGCGCAGTCCACGCCGCCGCCACCGCCGTGGATCAGCGGAATCACGGCGGCCACCGGCGCCGCCAGCGTGGCCAGCGCGATGGCGCCGCCAGCACGCATCGCCAGCACGCCCTTGTCGATGGCAACGTCGGGCTGCTTGAAGCTGCCGCGCACGTAGATCGGCGAACGCAGCGAGACGATGCGCAGGCCCTTGCTGTCCGGCTTCAGGGTCAGGTCCATCTTCTCGTCCGCCAGGCTGACGGCGCCATTGATGTGCAGGGTGGCGTCGGTCGTGTCGACGATGAACGAGCGCGTCTGCGCCACGCCGTTCGTCACGGCGAAGTCGCCGGCCAGGCAGTTCATCTGCACCGGCTTGTCGCCCACCAGCTTCGTCACGACGATGCTGCCCACGTTCAGGCCCATCTGCTCCAGCAGCATCTTGCTGATCGTGCCCTGGCTGACGGTCGCCTTGACCTCGCCGTTCGACGCGGCCAGCAGCGTGGCCACCGAGTTCCCCGTGGCGGACAGCCTGGCCTCCGCGTTGATTTCGCCCACCGTGGCCTGCTTGATCTGCTCCACGTTCGGGAACAGCTCCTTGATCTTGATGTGGCGACCCTTGACGTCCAGGTTGGCCGCGATCGCGTCCTTGACCTGCTTGCCGCTGCCGTCCAGCTTGACGGTGGACGCCATGCTGCCGCCGGCGAAGTCGAAGTTCAGCGGCGTCAGTTTCAGCACGCCGTCGTTCAGGTGGAACTCCGTGTACAGTTTGCTGATGGGCAGTTGCGCCGTGCGCGTGATGCGGTCGGCCTTGAAGCTGACGTCGGCGTCGATGCTGGTCCAGCGTTCGGTGCGGAACTTCTCGACCGGCAGCACCTTGTCGGCCGGCTGCACGGCCTCGACGCCGCGTTCCTTCTTCTTCTCGTTCGAGTCGGCGCCGATCAGCGGACCCAGGTCGGCGAACTGCAGCAGCTTCGAATGCACGGTGCCGGTCAGGTGGCCGCGCGGCTTCTTTTGCTGGTAGGCCAGCTTGCCGCCGATGTCGGACGAGCCCACCTTGCCGACGAAGTTATCGTAGGTCCACTTGCTGTTGCCCTTGGCCAGCTGGCCGACCAGGTGGCCATGCGTGGAGAACGGCGGCGTCTCCGGCAGCACCAGGCCCGTGATCGGGTACAGCCGCGCCATGCTGGCGCCGGACACCTTCAGGTTCATGTCGATGCCGGCCAGCTTGGCAGGATTGACCAGCGTGCCTTCGGCGGCCACCGAGACCAGGCCGATCTTGGCATCCGCCAGGATGGGGAAGGGCACGCTCGCATCCTGCAGCGACAGCACGGCGCCGGTCTTGCCGGTGCCGCTGATGGGCGCGTCGTTCCATTGGCCCGACAGCTTCCAGCCGACACCGTACTTGCGATCGTTGTCCAGCGTGTCGACCTGCGCGGTGGCGTCGATGTGCTCGACACCGTCGACGAAGCGGATACTGCCCTTGCTGAACACGACGCGGTCCAGGTCCAGCTCCCACTTCGATTTCTTTTCCTTTTTTTCGAACGTCCAGTTGTTGCTGCCGTCGGCCGTGCGGCGCAGGTAGACGCTGGGCGAGCGGAACGCCAGCTCGGGGATCGAGATCGTCTGGTGCAGCAGCGCGAACGGGTTGAGCGAGAACGACACGGCGTCCACGCTGGCCATGTCGGCCGGCACGCCATCCTTGCCCACCATGGCGGTCGGATTGCCCAGGTGCACATCGCGCGCCACCAGGTGCGGCCAGGGGATCCAGTCGCGCCAGCTGCGGTCCTGTGGCGCGCGCGGCTGCTTTTCCCACGTCAGGGAGAGGTCGCCGCGGATGGCGAACGGGCGCTCGATGGCTTCGCTGGTCTTCGCGTTCAGCCAGGGGCGCGCCTTGTTCCAGTCATAGTTGAGCAAGACGACGAGGGCGATGGCGGGGATGGCGACGACGGTGCCGCCCACGGCCAGCGCGATCTTGGTTCGACGAGGCATTGTCATGGCAGAGCCTTTCTGTTTTGGATACGCCTGACGACCTTACACGATGGCTTTCGCAAGCAATGTGCGGTTCCGCACCGTAAGTAGCCACACTTTGCGGCGTGCGCACGCTTGCTGCCATATGTGCGGCAGCGTACTGAAGGGATGTTGTCCGTTAGGCTATAACTTCACCATCACGACCGTTCAACTTCAGAGGAGAAAAAGAATGAGCCCTCGTCTTACCCTGCCGGCAGTCGCGGCAACCGTGGTTTCCGCATTGTTGCTGTCGGCTTGTGCCAGCCAGAAAGCCCCCGCGACGGCCGACGTGGCCGTCTCGCAGGCCGCCGTCGAAAGCGCGGCCCAGGCCGGCGCCGCCGAGCTGGCACCCGCCGAGCTGACGTCCGCCCGCGAGAAGTTCGCGCGCGCCAACCAGGCCCTGAAGGAACGCGACTACAAGCTCGCTTCCGAACTGGCGACGCAGGCCCAGGCCGAAGCGAAGCTGGCGCAGAGCAAGGCGACGTCCGCCAAGGCCACCAGCGCCGCCGATGCCGTCCAGGAAAATATCCGCGTGTTGCGCGAGGAACTGGATCGCGCCAACAGCGCCAACAAGTAAGAAGGAGAGCACACGATGAACAAGACCTTCACGCAAAAAGCCGTCACGCCGCTGGTGCTGTCGATGGTACTGGCCCTGTCGGCCTGCAGCTCCACCCCTGTGACGACCAGCACGCTGGACCAGGCCCGCAGCGACTACACCGCTGCCCAGAACAGCTCGGTGGCGCAATACGCGCCGAACGAGTTCAAGGCCGCGACGGAAGCGCTGAACGCCGCCAACACAGCCGCGTCGAACCGCGAGGACCTGACCAAGATCGACCAGCTGGCCAGCCTGGCCAAGACCAAGATCGCCACCGCGCAGGAAGTGGCGCGCACCAAGCAGGCCGAAGCGAACCTGGCCAGCTCGGCGCAGGAACGCGAGAAGATCCGCCTGCAGGCCCGTACCGCCGAGGCCGAAGCTGCCCGCCGCAACGCCGAGCAGGCCCAGCGCGACGCCGAGGCCGCCAAGGCCCAGGCGGAGCAGGCCACGGCCGCCACGCGCGATGCGCAGGCCCAGGCGTCCGCGTTGGCCGCCCAGCTGGCCGAACTGAAGGCCAAGCAGACCGAGCGCGGCATGGTCGTCACCCTGGGCGACGTGCTGTTCAACACCGACCAGGCCGTGCTGACGTCGAGCGGCATGGCGACCGTGCAGAAGCTGGCCAACATCCTGCGCGACAACCCGGACCGCACCGTGCTGGTGGAAGGCTTCACCGACAGCACCGGCTCCACCGCGCACAACCTGGAGCTGTCGCAACGCCGCGCCGAAGCCGTGCGCGCCGCGCTGGCGCAGATGGGCATCGAGCGCAGCCGCGTGGACACGCGTGGCTATGGCGAAGCGTATCCGGTTGCCAGCAACAACTCGGCCGGCGACCGCCAGCTGAACCGCCGCGTCGAGATCGTGCTGTCCGAAGCCGGCAAGCCGATCCAGGCCCGTCGTTAATTTTTACTTAGGAAGATCATGTCCGACAACACCCCTACCCAGGCCAGCGGCATCGATACCGCGGCCATCCGGGCCGCCGCGCAGAACATGGCGGACGGTCCGGTCACGGCAGGCTACAAGGGCGACCGCGAAGCCGTGCTGAAAATGCTGAACGACGCGCTGGCCACCGAGCTGGTCTGCATCAACCGCTACAAGCGGCATTACTACACGGTCAGCGGCCGTGCCAACTCGGGCATCAAGGCGGAGTTCCTCGAGCATGCCAACGAGGAAGAGCAGCACGCCGACTGGCTGGCCGAACGCATCGTCCAGCTGAACGGCCAGCCCGACTACAACCCCGCGACCTTGCTGGCACGCAGTCACGCCGAGTATGATGAGTCGATGGAAGTACAGTCGATGGTCCGTGCCAACCTGATCGCCGAGCGCGTGGCGATCGAGGCTTACCGCCAGATGATCGAGCAGATCGGCGAGACCGATCCCGTGACGAAACAGCTGTTGATCAAGATCATGGCTGAAGAGGAAGAGCACGCGGACGACATGCGCGATCTGCTGGAGTAAGCACTTGCGGGAACGCCAGCGCGAGCCGATACTCGCGCTGCCCGGTTTTACCTTCAGTTTTCACTTAAGGGAGGCGAGCCTCCCATACTGCCAATAAAGGAGCATCATCATGCTGGAAAATAACATCAGTACCGTAAACAACGACGTGAAAACGCTGGTCAAGGATGCACAGGCCCTGTTCACCGCCGCCACCGCGCTGACGGGCGAGAAGGCCGAGGAACTGCGTGGTCGCGGCATGCGCGCGCTCGATTCGGCCCTGGCCCGTGCCCAGGAAGCCCAGGTGAAAGCCGTCGAGACGGGCAAGCAGGCTGCCGCCAGCACCGATGCCTACGTCAAGGAGAACCCATGGCGTTCGATCGCCGTGGCAGCGGGCGTCGGCCTGCTGGTCGGCGTGATCGTGGGCCGCAAATAAGTGGCCGTGGCTGGAGACGACATGGAACACTCCGAGCCACATCCGCCCGGCCTGATCGCCTCGCTGGCCGGGGTAGCGAAAAACAGCCTGCGGCTGGTCTTGTCGCGGGTCGAACTGGCCGCGCTGGAACTGTCGGAAGTGCGCAATCACCTGGTCCAGCTGTCGGTGCTGTTCGCGCTGTCGGTGCTGGCCGCGTGGTTCGCCATCGCCTTCGGGACCGCCACGCTGATCTACCTCGTGTGGGCCGAGCTGGGCTGGAAGATCCTGCTGATCCTGGCGGTCGTCTTCGTCATCATCGCGGCGGCTCTGATCATGTCGATCAAGAAGCTGATCCGGCAAGGCCGGCTGGCGCTGTCCGCCACGATGGCCGAGCTGAAGGCTGACCGCGACATGTTGCTGTGAAAGGATAGCGATGAGCGACAAATACGAGAACGAGGCGGGCTATGCGGCCGCCAAGGCCAGGCTGATCAAGGAGGGCGAGCTGCACCGCCTGGGCGTCGCGCACTCGAAGCACATGGTGGCGCAGAACCTGCATCCCGAGGTGCTGCTGCACGGCGCCGTCGACATGGCCATCGCGGCCGTGCAGGCGCGCTTCGCGGGCATTTTGGCGGCCAAGACGGCCGGCATGAGCGGCGGCGACGGCTCCGGCCTGGGCGGCATGCTTGGCGGTATCAACTACAAGGCCCTGATGCCGGTGGCGATCACGGTGGCGTCCTTCATCTCGAAGCGCCGCCTGACCAAGCCGGCCTTGGCTGTTGGTACCGTTGCTGCCGCCGTGGCAGGGTGGTACTACCGCAGGAAACGCAAGGTTACCGTTACGTACTGAGCGCCGATGGCCTTGGCCGTTGGATGAAACGCTGCTTCGGCAGCGTTTTTTTATGGCGCTCTCAAGAAGAAGGCGGCGGCTTGTTTTGCTTCCCGTGGCTTGCGGTCAGAAGCGTGTTTGTGCTCCGAGTCCCCTCTGAGTTACAGACACACGTAATCCAGCCTGCCTTAAGGCTAAGTCAGTTCGCTCAACGACACCGCTAAGTTTCCTTCGATAAATTGAACGGCTTGTTCGAAAGTGCCGCCGGGGTGTCCAGCCACGTCTCGTCGTAGCGAAAACTCAGCGGCTCTGTCGGCAGCAAGGTGCCGATCAACCCTGCCGGGCCGAACACCGACAAGGCGGCGGGGAGTGACGCGGTGTTCATCGTCAGGCTTTCCGCACGATCAGCTCGAGCCCCAGCAACCGCATGACGTCGAGTGCCTTCTGCATCTGAATCGTCTCCTTGCCGCGTTCCAGGTCGATAATGAAACGGTTGCCCAGCCCAGCCAGGCCGGAGACGTCTTCCTGGGTCATTTGTTGTTGCTTACGGGCAGCTCGGACGAGCTCGCCCAACTGGCGTACCGATTCGATGGACGTATCGTCATCCCTTTTGTTATCGTTCATCCGCCGCCTCCGAATATGCTAGATCGGTAAGATTAAAGCCGAAAGAGTGAGGGCGAGGCGGAAACTGATCGAGCGGTAAGAAAGGTGAAAAATTCCACTGGATCTGTTCAGAAGCTTCCCGGTCGGTAAGAAGAAGGGCACGCGCCATGTCCCAACCTTGCGCGCTACAATCCACTCATTTGCCGACATTGCGAAAGGAGCACCCGTGGCGGAAGGAGCGGAACACCGGCTGAACCCGGCCGGCCTGCGCGTCGTGCTGGTGCTGCAGGGCGGCGGCGCACTGGGCGCCTACCAGGCCGGCGTCTATCACGCGCTGCACGAGCACAACCTGACGCCGGACTGGGTGGTCGGCACCTCGATCGGCGCCATCAATGCGGCGCTGCTGGCTGGCAACCGCCAGCCCGACCGTCTGCGCCGGCTGCGCCAGTTCTGGGACAGGGTGGCGCACCGCGATGCCGTCGATCCGGTGCGGCTGTCGGACGACCAGCGCCGCGCCAATATCTGGCTGTCGACCCTGGACACGCTGTGGCGTGGGGTGCCCGGTTTCTTCAAGCCGCGGCCATTCGGCATGTTTGCCGCCGGCCTGCCGGTCACACCGGAGGAGGCCAGCTTCTACGACACGGGGGAGTTGACGGCCACGCTGAAGGAACTGGTCGATTTCGACTACCTGAACAGCCCGGAAGGCATGCGCCTGACCGTCAACGCGCTGCGGGTGCGCTGCGGCTCGCTGGTCAGCTTCGACAGCCGCGACGCCAATATCTGTGCCGAGCACATTCGCGCCAGCGGTGCGTTGCCGCCGGGCTTTGCACCGGTGCGCATCGATGGCGAGCTGTACTGGGACGGTGGCCTGTATTCGAACACGCCGCTGGAAACCGTGCTGGACGACCGCTCGCAGGTCGATACCCTGTGCTTCATGGTGGACCTGTGGAGCGCCGAGGGGCCGGAACCGCGCACGCTGGAAGAGGTGCAGACGCGCCAGAAGGACGTGACGTTCGCGTCGCGGTCGCGCCGCCACCTGGAG
Coding sequences:
- a CDS encoding OmpA family protein; translation: MNKTFTQKAVTPLVLSMVLALSACSSTPVTTSTLDQARSDYTAAQNSSVAQYAPNEFKAATEALNAANTAASNREDLTKIDQLASLAKTKIATAQEVARTKQAEANLASSAQEREKIRLQARTAEAEAARRNAEQAQRDAEAAKAQAEQATAATRDAQAQASALAAQLAELKAKQTERGMVVTLGDVLFNTDQAVLTSSGMATVQKLANILRDNPDRTVLVEGFTDSTGSTAHNLELSQRRAEAVRAALAQMGIERSRVDTRGYGEAYPVASNNSAGDRQLNRRVEIVLSEAGKPIQARR
- a CDS encoding ribonuclease E inhibitor RraB, coding for MYKRVETWPDDADGEVLRLLAESGFDFSAEVPIEFNVDVEEWPPEEALLAELRKHYDDVECVEAEDGDRFVQFVVTSRVSYELVTSVQRAATELAAPFGGWCDSWGANA
- a CDS encoding Crp/Fnr family transcriptional regulator; amino-acid sequence: MNLNFDTAHSSHASMVTPGNRLLANLPEDDLAQLEACCETIDAEVGDVLFEPGQTIQHVYFPIDALVSLLAVAEGRMTLEVGSVGREGMIGASAALGNDEAQVRAVVQRAGRALRMSAAEFAARAGRMESLQHLLHRYTDTLLAQAIQIAVCSRFHVLEARLARSLLVTRDRLQSEKFHLTHEFLAHSLGVRRVGVTKAASALQNQKLISYSRGNIEILDSNGLEAVSCRCYDLVKDR
- a CDS encoding ferritin-like domain-containing protein, with amino-acid sequence MSDNTPTQASGIDTAAIRAAAQNMADGPVTAGYKGDREAVLKMLNDALATELVCINRYKRHYYTVSGRANSGIKAEFLEHANEEEQHADWLAERIVQLNGQPDYNPATLLARSHAEYDESMEVQSMVRANLIAERVAIEAYRQMIEQIGETDPVTKQLLIKIMAEEEEHADDMRDLLE
- a CDS encoding helix-turn-helix domain-containing protein, translated to MNDNKRDDDTSIESVRQLGELVRAARKQQQMTQEDVSGLAGLGNRFIIDLERGKETIQMQKALDVMRLLGLELIVRKA
- a CDS encoding DUF883 family protein, whose translation is MLENNISTVNNDVKTLVKDAQALFTAATALTGEKAEELRGRGMRALDSALARAQEAQVKAVETGKQAAASTDAYVKENPWRSIAVAAGVGLLVGVIVGRK
- a CDS encoding BON domain-containing protein: MNNLTSLPTIVSGLVLATLVACASTNAPAPATGALANSSNSAAVTDAALTNSVLAGLAQQPGINPADIAVESYDGEVRLSGFAASQQEIDTAVAAARSVAGVKVVRNDMKLKDAAK
- a CDS encoding phage holin family protein: MEHSEPHPPGLIASLAGVAKNSLRLVLSRVELAALELSEVRNHLVQLSVLFALSVLAAWFAIAFGTATLIYLVWAELGWKILLILAVVFVIIAAALIMSIKKLIRQGRLALSATMAELKADRDMLL
- a CDS encoding DUF4398 domain-containing protein, with product MSPRLTLPAVAATVVSALLLSACASQKAPATADVAVSQAAVESAAQAGAAELAPAELTSAREKFARANQALKERDYKLASELATQAQAEAKLAQSKATSAKATSAADAVQENIRVLREELDRANSANK
- a CDS encoding DUF3617 domain-containing protein; translation: MSTCATPALTTFCRAALLSAALTLPALAASIKPGLWEMTSKVPAADPAAMQAMAQAQQQMAAMPPEQRRALEQALAKQGVTLALAEGGGVKVQFCVTPEQAANPTMPHGQPGQCKSTRSAIPGGLALQFKCSNPASSGNGQVIFEGDSGFSMRMAVESAALGQPRHMTVESSGRWLARDCGTVKAVQ
- a CDS encoding AsmA family protein, which gives rise to MTMPRRTKIALAVGGTVVAIPAIALVVLLNYDWNKARPWLNAKTSEAIERPFAIRGDLSLTWEKQPRAPQDRSWRDWIPWPHLVARDVHLGNPTAMVGKDGVPADMASVDAVSFSLNPFALLHQTISIPELAFRSPSVYLRRTADGSNNWTFEKKEKKSKWELDLDRVVFSKGSIRFVDGVEHIDATAQVDTLDNDRKYGVGWKLSGQWNDAPISGTGKTGAVLSLQDASVPFPILADAKIGLVSVAAEGTLVNPAKLAGIDMNLKVSGASMARLYPITGLVLPETPPFSTHGHLVGQLAKGNSKWTYDNFVGKVGSSDIGGKLAYQQKKPRGHLTGTVHSKLLQFADLGPLIGADSNEKKKERGVEAVQPADKVLPVEKFRTERWTSIDADVSFKADRITRTAQLPISKLYTEFHLNDGVLKLTPLNFDFAGGSMASTVKLDGSGKQVKDAIAANLDVKGRHIKIKELFPNVEQIKQATVGEINAEARLSATGNSVATLLAASNGEVKATVSQGTISKMLLEQMGLNVGSIVVTKLVGDKPVQMNCLAGDFAVTNGVAQTRSFIVDTTDATLHINGAVSLADEKMDLTLKPDSKGLRIVSLRSPIYVRGSFKQPDVAIDKGVLAMRAGGAIALATLAAPVAAVIPLIHGGGGGVDCAKLLAQSTAKPSAPPPGKQLPASKRPTAEQVKGK
- a CDS encoding glycine zipper 2TM domain-containing protein, which produces MNHPSTPPTRHNLHPVLLIAAVVFILFCGVGIAAFMGWLPSSDKAGRPDQLVTPPAEQLATAPYSPPGPATQSSQYAAGAGTINGVSTSGSGALGTSGGSGDVIASPVVPASEPRRAAPVRDEALQRERERERAQERAAERKHAATPVCKSCGMVESVSETKARAAGSGMGAAGGAVVGGLLGRQVGDGKGRDLATIAGAIGGAVVGNQVEGNMKATKKYDVTVRMNDGELRTFHTDSPVWRQGDQVKVVNGMLQSR
- a CDS encoding OmpA family protein, translated to MNILNETCKKAVAGAVALAMTVGATGCADMNPEQRGTATGAGIGAGLGAILGASTSGGGGGRAAGGAVLGAAVGAVAGNIWSKRMEAQKKTMEQATQGTGVQVTQTADNRLKMEIPSDISFDTNRADIKSNFRPILDRFATTLNENPATTVTIIGHTDSTGNDAINQPLSVERASHTRDYLATKGVSPTRIVVEGRGAREPIASNDDNSGRARNRRVEIYVAEAAPRS
- a CDS encoding lmo0937 family membrane protein; amino-acid sequence: MLYTIAVVLIILWLLGLVTSYTIGGFIHILLVVAVIMILLRLISGRGV
- a CDS encoding patatin-like phospholipase family protein — encoded protein: MAEGAEHRLNPAGLRVVLVLQGGGALGAYQAGVYHALHEHNLTPDWVVGTSIGAINAALLAGNRQPDRLRRLRQFWDRVAHRDAVDPVRLSDDQRRANIWLSTLDTLWRGVPGFFKPRPFGMFAAGLPVTPEEASFYDTGELTATLKELVDFDYLNSPEGMRLTVNALRVRCGSLVSFDSRDANICAEHIRASGALPPGFAPVRIDGELYWDGGLYSNTPLETVLDDRSQVDTLCFMVDLWSAEGPEPRTLEEVQTRQKDVTFASRSRRHLEDYVNTRRLQHKLRELYAALPDREKSAQGARELDALGCGSTLHVVRLPYAGRDWQMAMKDINFSKGSIEWRWDQGYRDALRAIEAAGWLHWVADDTPLVVHELPPVERVA